A single Anopheles maculipalpis chromosome 3RL, idAnoMacuDA_375_x, whole genome shotgun sequence DNA region contains:
- the LOC126564876 gene encoding neuronal acetylcholine receptor subunit alpha-7-like — protein MWAPTWADTLKKDLLKGYDPSIRPSQHYNVTTVETSITITHVEINEIKSTLSVYGWMKFSWNDPKLTWNPANYGNLNVVRWDPTIVWRPDVVLYNNAGGSDQHHYGDTNVLVYSEGKVLWVPPTEYHAFCELNMRLWPFDYQKCMLKIGSWTFDGFMLNLTLGSDPQIETLVSNSEWKIAKISMERNTRYYPCCTEPYIDVTYNVTLQRQSETHRAIVIIPALVIMILALSVFWLPLDSGERIITNGIIALMVTIYLVYFAQQLPAISGHTPLIVIFFSNTLLLTAFSTIICVIVLNVSKSKHQRSLPNMLKRLAGCVGPFVGVGKKHFSFSDKGNVTIESSIDHEWSKFGLVLNRLSFVVYCIIFIICAFYSF, from the exons ATGTGGGCACCCACGTGGGCCGATACGCTCAAAAAGGACCTGCTGAAGGGATACGATCCATCGATACGGCCATCGCAGCACTACAACGTAACGACTGTCGAGACGAG CATTACTATCACACACGTGGAGATCAACGAAATCAAATCAACGCTGTCGGTGTATGGATGGATGAAGTTT AGCTGGAATGATCCTAAGCTAACGTGGAACCCTGCCAACTATGGAAACCTGAACGTGGTCCGTTGGGATCCGACGATcgtatggaggccggatgttGTGCTATACAACAATGCCGGCGGATCGGACCAGCATCACTACGGCGATACGAACGTGCTGGTTTACAGTGAAGGAAAAGTGTTGTGGGTACCACCGACCGAGTACCATGCATTCTGCGAGCTAAACATGCGTCTGTGGCCATTTGACTATCAGAAATGCATGCTTAAAATTGGATCCTGGACGTTCGACGGTTTCATGCTGAATCTGACCCTTGGCAGTGACCCTCAG ATCGAAACGCTGGTCAGCAACTCGGAGTGGAAAATTGCCAAGATTAGCATGGAACGAAATACCCGTTACTACCCCTGCTGCACGGAACCATACATCGACGTTACATACAACGTGACACTTCAGCGCCAATCGGAAACGCACCGTGCCATCGTAATAATACCGGCTTTGGTGATTATGATACTGGCACTATCCGTTTTCTGGCTTCCGTTAGATTCGGGCGAACGGATCATTACTAACGGTATCATTGCGCTTATGGTTACGATCTATCTGGTTTACTTCGCTCAACAACTGCCGGCCATTTCGGGACACACACCGCTGATTGTAATATTCTTCAGCAACACGCTGCTGCTGACCGCGTTCAGTACGATCATCTGTGTGATTGTGCTGAACGTTTCCAAGTCGAAGCACCAGCGAAGTTTGCCGAACATGTTGAAACGGTTGGCCGGCTGTGTTGGACCTTTTGTGGGCGTTGGCAAGAAGCACTTTAGCTTCAGCGACAAGGGCAACGTTACGATCGAGAGCAGCATCGATCACGAGTGGAGCAAGTTTGGGCTGGTGCTGAACCGTCTTTCGTTTGTTGTGTATtgcatcattttcatcatttgtGCTTTCTACAGCTTCTAA